The following are encoded together in the Bradymonas sediminis genome:
- a CDS encoding CPBP family intramembrane glutamic endopeptidase yields the protein MNNPIANYLRGFVSEARTELASNGGAKIDLDRRTIGVFVLTSVLLALFYYYGRPGFYRRGAIEQWLAEWLSLDASVYRSLIPYGCWAAASLLIRVLLPLGCIVWWFKESPAEYGFRMWKKGHAWIYLMLYLIMLPVLVGVSMMESFQSKYPFYDQATESLTHFLSYELAYGIQFFSLEAFFRGFLIFALFKKFGYYSVVIMTIPYCMIHFGKPMPETIGAIFAGLLLGYLAIQSRSWIPGAFLHWGVGVTMDILAASQKTTWF from the coding sequence ATGAATAATCCCATCGCAAATTATCTGCGCGGCTTCGTCTCCGAAGCCCGCACCGAGCTCGCCTCCAACGGGGGCGCCAAGATCGACCTGGACCGGCGCACCATCGGGGTGTTCGTGCTCACCTCGGTGCTGTTGGCGCTCTTCTACTATTACGGGCGCCCCGGGTTTTACCGCCGCGGCGCCATCGAGCAGTGGCTGGCCGAGTGGCTCAGCCTGGACGCCAGCGTCTACCGCAGCCTGATCCCCTACGGCTGCTGGGCCGCGGCGAGTCTGCTGATTCGGGTGCTGCTCCCGCTGGGATGCATCGTCTGGTGGTTTAAGGAGTCGCCGGCCGAGTACGGCTTTCGCATGTGGAAGAAAGGCCACGCCTGGATCTACCTGATGCTCTATCTCATCATGCTGCCGGTGTTGGTCGGCGTGAGCATGATGGAGAGCTTCCAATCCAAATACCCCTTTTATGACCAGGCGACCGAGTCGCTGACGCATTTTTTAAGCTATGAGTTGGCCTACGGCATCCAATTCTTCTCGCTGGAGGCGTTTTTCCGCGGCTTCCTCATCTTCGCGCTCTTCAAAAAGTTTGGCTATTATTCGGTCGTCATCATGACGATCCCCTATTGCATGATTCACTTCGGCAAGCCGATGCCCGAGACCATCGGGGCGATCTTCGCCGGGCTGCTGCTGGGGTATCTGGCGATCCAGAGTCGCTCCTGGATCCCCGGGGCCTTTTTGCACTGGGGCGTCGGGGTCACGATGGATATCCTGGCCGCCTCGCAGAAGACCACCTGGTTTTAA
- a CDS encoding tetratricopeptide repeat protein produces MYNLLISMAVGLVTAVIFGMIFGVGSWKILYGSIPGLMVFVGAYIWLARRSLQQIQALGEQAQAQLQARNIDRAIDIFKQGYPIAKWQFMVEQQLDAQIGTILFVSERFNEAEPYLKTAFTKNWTARGMLGVLYYKRRKFDEMEEAFEVATAANKKEAILWNLYAYCLWKSKQRDKAIKVLNQAVEILDGHEVTEKNLKALQNNKKMKMRSWNQLWYQFHLDRMPAQRQRAQFR; encoded by the coding sequence ATGTACAATCTACTTATCTCAATGGCCGTTGGCCTGGTCACCGCCGTTATCTTCGGCATGATTTTTGGCGTGGGTTCCTGGAAGATCCTCTACGGAAGTATCCCGGGGTTGATGGTCTTTGTGGGCGCCTATATCTGGCTGGCCCGCCGCTCCCTGCAGCAGATTCAGGCGCTCGGCGAGCAGGCGCAGGCCCAGCTGCAGGCGCGCAATATCGACCGCGCGATCGATATCTTTAAGCAGGGCTATCCGATCGCGAAATGGCAATTCATGGTCGAGCAGCAGCTCGACGCCCAGATCGGCACGATCCTCTTCGTCTCGGAGCGCTTCAACGAGGCCGAGCCGTACCTGAAGACCGCGTTCACCAAGAATTGGACCGCCCGCGGCATGCTCGGCGTGCTGTATTATAAGCGGCGCAAATTCGACGAGATGGAGGAGGCGTTTGAAGTCGCCACCGCCGCCAATAAAAAAGAGGCGATTTTGTGGAACCTCTACGCCTATTGCCTGTGGAAGTCCAAGCAGCGCGACAAGGCGATCAAGGTGCTCAACCAGGCGGTCGAAATCCTGGACGGCCACGAGGTGACCGAGAAAAACCTGAAGGCGCTGCAGAACAACAAAAAAATGAAGATGCGCAGCTGGAATCAATTGTGGTATCAATTCCACCTCGATCGCATGCCGGCCCAGCGCCAGCGCGCTCAGTTCCGCTGA
- a CDS encoding Hsp70 family protein, whose product MSELVVGIDLGTSNSVISVVLEGEPIVIPDADGNRVHPSMVYFREDGRTVLGNRARQHRVEDPAHTIYSAKRLIGRSFSDPDVKLLRGSFPFPIVEAADGSPRFHLYDQLHPPEGISGRMLHYLRGVAQEYLGQPVTKAVITVPANFDEGQRRATKRAASLGGFEVLRLINEPTAAALAYGHGEQKRERVAIYDLGGGTFDITILQLRNDIFEVLSTAGDSYLGGDDIDNRLVQAMLNAFEKQYGYDLSGEMAVRQRLKVVAEQVKHNLSSRDSVSVQVTEYAPGSLHELVLDFSLSREAFDRRAADVVDQSIRTCEDALRVAGLQRAEIDHLVLVGGSTRIPLVQQRVQQFFGRRPVLDINPDEVVSIGAAILGASLVEVQQAPEPSSWPVMGGATMDTEGNLSSNAPPVPPSSRPRTSTQPGNKPAAVVEIDNDDSWLESLEAQQQARPSRGPVLIDVIPHALGVETVGGVMDIIVERNASLPLERTRYFSTSRDDQTRVVLPIFSGNSRRIEDNRQLGQLELTEIPPGPREEVSIEVTFEIDTDGMLNVRATDLRTGTQQFVRLSITGDGGGSGDAYDASELLM is encoded by the coding sequence ATGTCTGAGTTGGTCGTTGGAATTGACCTTGGTACGTCGAATTCGGTTATCAGCGTGGTGCTCGAGGGCGAGCCGATCGTCATCCCGGACGCCGACGGCAATCGTGTTCATCCATCGATGGTGTATTTCCGCGAGGACGGGCGCACGGTGCTGGGCAATCGGGCCAGGCAACATCGGGTCGAGGACCCGGCGCACACGATTTATAGCGCCAAGCGCTTGATCGGGCGGTCGTTCTCGGACCCGGACGTCAAATTGCTGCGCGGCTCCTTTCCCTTCCCGATCGTGGAGGCCGCCGACGGCTCGCCGCGCTTTCATCTCTACGACCAGCTGCACCCGCCGGAGGGCATCTCGGGGCGCATGCTCCACTATCTGCGCGGCGTCGCCCAGGAGTATCTGGGCCAGCCGGTGACCAAGGCGGTCATCACGGTGCCGGCGAACTTCGACGAGGGCCAGCGCCGCGCCACCAAGCGCGCGGCGAGCCTGGGCGGGTTCGAGGTGCTGCGCCTGATCAACGAGCCGACCGCGGCGGCGCTGGCCTATGGGCACGGCGAGCAAAAACGCGAGCGCGTCGCGATCTACGACCTCGGCGGCGGCACCTTCGATATCACGATTTTGCAACTTCGAAACGACATCTTCGAGGTGCTCTCGACCGCCGGCGACAGCTATCTGGGCGGCGATGATATCGACAATCGTCTGGTCCAGGCGATGCTCAACGCGTTTGAGAAGCAATATGGCTATGACCTCTCGGGCGAGATGGCGGTGCGCCAGCGGCTCAAAGTGGTGGCCGAGCAGGTCAAGCATAACCTGTCCTCGCGCGATTCAGTCAGCGTGCAGGTCACCGAATATGCCCCGGGGAGCCTACATGAGCTGGTGCTCGACTTTAGCCTGAGCCGCGAGGCCTTTGACCGGCGCGCGGCCGACGTGGTGGACCAGTCGATCCGGACCTGCGAGGACGCGCTGCGGGTGGCCGGGCTGCAGCGCGCCGAGATCGACCACCTTGTGTTGGTGGGCGGGTCGACCCGCATTCCGCTGGTCCAGCAGCGGGTGCAGCAATTTTTCGGGCGCCGCCCGGTGCTCGATATCAACCCGGACGAGGTCGTGTCGATCGGCGCGGCGATCCTGGGCGCCTCGCTGGTGGAAGTTCAGCAGGCCCCCGAGCCGTCGAGCTGGCCGGTGATGGGCGGGGCGACGATGGACACCGAAGGTAACCTTTCGTCAAACGCGCCGCCGGTGCCGCCAAGTAGCCGGCCGCGAACGAGCACCCAGCCGGGCAATAAGCCTGCGGCGGTGGTCGAGATTGATAACGACGATTCCTGGCTGGAGTCCCTGGAGGCCCAGCAGCAGGCGCGCCCGAGCCGCGGCCCGGTGCTCATCGACGTCATCCCGCACGCGCTGGGCGTCGAGACCGTCGGCGGGGTCATGGATATCATCGTCGAGCGAAACGCCTCGCTGCCGCTGGAGCGCACGCGGTATTTCTCGACCTCGCGCGATGATCAGACCCGCGTCGTGCTGCCGATCTTCTCGGGCAATAGCCGGCGCATCGAGGATAACCGCCAGCTCGGCCAGCTCGAGCTCACCGAGATCCCGCCGGGGCCGCGCGAAGAGGTGAGCATCGAGGTGACCTTTGAGATCGACACCGACGGCATGCTCAACGTGCGCGCCACCGACCTGCGCACGGGCACCCAGCAATTCGTGCGCCTGTCGATCACCGGCGACGGCGGCGGGTCGGGCGACGCCTACGATGCCAGCGAGCTTTTGATGTGA
- a CDS encoding (Fe-S)-binding protein, with protein sequence MEPLLVSSAAHEWIRRGLILLLIVGGFGMAARTVYWLLRYVAWGQGDLKINDVPERIKGFVTFVIGQRRVIREPAGMVHLFIFWGFIVLQVETVEYMIRAFHSGFHFSAFIGEPAYNFALFLQDVFGFVVFVAICIAAVRRFIIRPKHSIASADAAAVLGFIAALMVTKFLANGAEINYLGEYLAHDASWTPFALATAKAMEAMGLSTVALFWTYHVAYWAHLATVVVFSNYIPLSLGKDMHLIGAMPNIFFKKHGPKGALNPIDMEDESLESFGAKEVEDLSWKQLLDTYACTECGRCEHYCPAFNTGKALNPMMVVQKIKYALKEKGELVLRKGEELPEDYPSMVGNVITKEELWACTTCGACVDNCPVFIEHVDSIVDMRRYLALMEADFSPEVSRTFRNMEQNSNPWGVSSSYRADWADGLDIPLMSELTQAPEYLFWVGCAGSFDDRQQKVTKSFAKILKEAGVSFAILGSEEGCTGDPARRIGNEYLYWMLATQNIETLNGYGVTKIVTTCPHCFHTIGKEYPQLGGNYDIIHHSSFLADLLDTGLIKVKRSAKQKITYHDSCYIGRWNNSYDNPRRVLDAIPGVERQEMELNKRQSFCCGAGGGRMWMEEDFGKRINVERTDQALATDPDAIAVNCPFCLTMFDDGVKHRGANNVRLVDLAELVAENLVEVRNVPVVEEAVPAAE encoded by the coding sequence ATGGAACCCTTACTCGTTTCGAGCGCCGCCCATGAATGGATCCGACGCGGCCTGATTTTATTGCTTATTGTTGGCGGATTCGGCATGGCCGCGCGCACGGTCTACTGGCTGCTTCGCTATGTGGCCTGGGGACAGGGCGACCTCAAGATCAACGACGTGCCCGAGCGCATCAAGGGGTTCGTGACCTTCGTTATCGGCCAGCGCCGCGTCATCCGCGAGCCGGCGGGCATGGTTCACCTCTTCATCTTCTGGGGATTTATTGTCCTGCAGGTGGAGACGGTCGAATATATGATTCGGGCGTTCCATTCGGGCTTTCACTTCTCGGCGTTTATCGGGGAGCCTGCCTATAATTTCGCGCTCTTCTTGCAAGACGTCTTCGGCTTCGTGGTCTTCGTGGCGATCTGTATCGCCGCGGTGCGCCGCTTCATCATCCGCCCCAAGCACTCCATCGCGTCGGCCGACGCCGCGGCGGTGCTCGGGTTTATCGCCGCGCTGATGGTCACCAAATTCTTGGCCAACGGCGCCGAGATCAACTACCTGGGCGAGTACCTGGCCCACGACGCAAGCTGGACCCCCTTCGCCCTGGCGACCGCCAAGGCGATGGAGGCCATGGGCCTGTCCACCGTCGCGCTCTTCTGGACCTATCACGTCGCCTATTGGGCGCATCTGGCGACCGTCGTCGTCTTCTCGAACTATATCCCGCTGAGCCTCGGCAAGGACATGCACCTTATCGGTGCGATGCCCAATATCTTCTTCAAAAAGCATGGCCCCAAGGGCGCGCTCAACCCCATCGATATGGAGGATGAGTCCCTGGAGAGCTTCGGCGCCAAAGAGGTCGAAGACCTGAGCTGGAAGCAGCTGCTCGACACCTACGCCTGCACCGAATGCGGCCGCTGCGAGCATTATTGCCCGGCCTTCAACACCGGCAAGGCCCTCAACCCGATGATGGTCGTGCAGAAGATCAAATACGCCCTCAAAGAAAAGGGTGAGTTGGTGCTGCGCAAAGGCGAAGAGCTGCCCGAGGACTACCCCTCGATGGTCGGCAACGTCATCACCAAAGAAGAGCTGTGGGCCTGCACCACCTGCGGTGCGTGCGTCGACAACTGCCCGGTCTTCATCGAGCACGTCGACTCGATCGTCGATATGCGCCGCTACCTTGCGCTGATGGAAGCCGACTTCTCCCCCGAGGTCAGCCGCACCTTCCGCAATATGGAGCAGAACTCAAACCCGTGGGGCGTCTCCTCCTCGTACCGCGCGGACTGGGCCGACGGCCTGGATATCCCGCTGATGAGCGAGCTGACGCAGGCCCCCGAGTACCTCTTCTGGGTTGGCTGCGCGGGTAGCTTTGACGACCGCCAGCAGAAGGTCACCAAATCCTTCGCTAAAATCCTCAAAGAGGCCGGCGTCTCCTTTGCCATCCTGGGCTCCGAAGAGGGCTGCACGGGCGACCCCGCCCGGCGCATCGGCAACGAGTATCTGTATTGGATGCTCGCCACCCAGAATATCGAGACCCTCAACGGCTACGGCGTCACCAAAATCGTGACCACCTGCCCGCATTGCTTCCACACCATCGGCAAGGAATACCCGCAGCTGGGCGGAAATTACGATATCATCCACCACAGCTCGTTTTTGGCCGACCTGCTCGACACCGGGCTCATTAAGGTCAAGCGCAGCGCCAAGCAGAAGATCACCTATCATGACTCCTGCTATATCGGTCGCTGGAATAACTCCTACGACAACCCGCGCCGCGTCCTCGACGCGATCCCGGGCGTGGAGCGCCAGGAGATGGAGCTCAACAAGCGCCAGAGCTTCTGCTGCGGCGCCGGTGGTGGGCGCATGTGGATGGAAGAGGACTTCGGCAAGCGCATCAACGTCGAGCGCACCGACCAGGCCCTGGCGACCGATCCGGACGCCATCGCCGTCAACTGCCCCTTCTGCCTGACCATGTTCGACGACGGCGTCAAACACCGCGGCGCCAACAATGTTCGCCTGGTCGACCTGGCTGAATTGGTCGCCGAGAACCTCGTCGAAGTGCGTAACGTGCCGGTCGTGGAAGAAGCCGTTCCGGCCGCAGAATAA
- a CDS encoding metallophosphoesterase, which translates to MLRIIVFVLFVLLIWGGGHAYVGWSLGRFIQRPRLRRAVWGLIGMHFALSVTAMSIRRITPETLWKETLQWVAFMGMGIFSILFTLCLLRDLVLLGSRLYLKKRQPSPAPEPAALAGTDASLRADAPSPGPLDAPDDPSRRALFQGVLNTGMVSASVVATGYGFVQATRIPDVRRVEVPIKGLAAGLDGFKIVQISDIHVGPTIKRDFVQGVVDRIKTLNPDMVAFTGDLIDGYVPQLRADVAPLGQLNPPYGNYYVTGNHEYYWDGPGWCEEVASLGWNVLLNAHKVVEVNGARLLVGGVTDYSAERHYAPHKTDPHKAIAGAPPVDFRLLLAHQPKSIWEASKAGFDMQISGHTHGGQFWPGNLLVGFAHPFSRGLDDYEEMKIYVSCGTGYWGPPLRLGAPSEITLLTLKSV; encoded by the coding sequence ATGCTGAGAATCATCGTCTTCGTACTCTTTGTCCTCCTAATCTGGGGCGGCGGCCACGCGTATGTCGGCTGGAGCCTGGGCCGATTCATCCAACGCCCGCGCCTGCGCCGGGCGGTGTGGGGGCTGATCGGGATGCATTTCGCGCTCAGCGTCACCGCGATGTCAATCCGGCGCATCACCCCGGAGACCCTGTGGAAGGAGACCCTGCAATGGGTCGCGTTTATGGGCATGGGGATCTTCTCCATCCTCTTTACGCTGTGCCTGCTGCGGGATTTGGTCCTGCTCGGATCGCGCCTCTATCTGAAAAAACGCCAGCCCTCGCCGGCCCCTGAGCCCGCAGCCCTCGCCGGCACCGACGCGTCGCTGCGCGCCGATGCACCGTCCCCCGGGCCCCTCGACGCACCGGACGACCCGAGCCGGCGCGCCCTCTTCCAAGGCGTGCTGAACACCGGCATGGTCAGCGCGAGCGTGGTGGCGACCGGCTACGGTTTCGTCCAAGCGACCCGCATCCCCGACGTGCGCCGCGTCGAGGTTCCGATCAAGGGCCTGGCGGCGGGGCTCGACGGGTTTAAGATCGTGCAGATCTCGGATATCCACGTCGGCCCGACCATCAAACGCGACTTCGTGCAGGGCGTGGTCGACCGGATCAAGACCCTCAACCCCGATATGGTGGCCTTCACCGGCGACCTCATCGACGGCTATGTCCCCCAACTTCGCGCCGACGTTGCCCCGCTCGGCCAGCTCAACCCGCCCTACGGCAATTATTATGTCACCGGGAACCACGAGTATTATTGGGACGGCCCGGGCTGGTGCGAAGAGGTCGCGAGCCTGGGATGGAATGTGCTGCTTAACGCCCATAAGGTCGTCGAGGTCAACGGCGCGCGCCTGCTGGTGGGCGGGGTCACCGACTATAGCGCCGAGCGCCACTACGCCCCGCACAAGACCGACCCGCACAAGGCCATCGCCGGGGCGCCGCCGGTCGACTTCCGCCTGCTCCTGGCCCACCAACCCAAGAGCATCTGGGAGGCGTCCAAGGCCGGCTTCGACATGCAGATTTCGGGGCATACCCACGGCGGCCAATTCTGGCCGGGCAACCTCCTGGTGGGCTTTGCCCATCCGTTCTCGCGCGGCCTCGATGATTACGAAGAGATGAAGATCTACGTGAGCTGCGGCACCGGCTATTGGGGCCCGCCCCTTCGCCTGGGCGCCCCCTCAGAGATAACCCTGCTGACCCTGAAGAGCGTCTAA
- the glyA gene encoding serine hydroxymethyltransferase, giving the protein MSDLYPEMDALKSSDPDVYAIIRDEEDRQARTIRLIASENYTSRAIMEATGSVLTNKYSEGYPGRRYYEGQEHMDRVENLARDRGKELFGAEHVNVQPYSGSPANLEAYYALCEVGDPILGMGLPFGGHLTHGWKVNFSGRFYDAHHYGVDPDTHLIDFAEVRKIAREVKPKVIFCGGSAYPREIDFDKFGEIAEEVGAHLVADIAHIAGLIAGGQHPSPIEAADVVSSTTHKTLRGPRGGLLMCKKKFAKDIDRAVFPALQGGPHMNTIAGVAIAFKEAMRPEFKTYAADIIENARAMADAFVEKGYTLVSGGTDNHLLLVDVTARGSTGKIASTAMAQAGIVCNANSIPFDPRSPFDPSGIRIGTAAVTTRGMKPAQMRQIVAWTDDAINHADDPARLAAIRAEVDAMCGEFPVP; this is encoded by the coding sequence ATGAGCGATCTGTATCCCGAGATGGACGCATTAAAATCGAGCGACCCCGACGTCTACGCGATAATCCGCGACGAAGAAGACCGCCAGGCGCGCACCATCCGTCTGATCGCCAGCGAGAATTATACCTCGCGCGCGATCATGGAAGCGACCGGGTCGGTGCTGACCAATAAATATAGCGAAGGCTATCCCGGGCGCCGTTATTACGAGGGCCAGGAGCATATGGACCGGGTCGAGAACCTCGCGCGCGACCGCGGCAAGGAGCTCTTCGGCGCCGAGCACGTCAACGTCCAGCCCTACTCGGGCTCCCCGGCCAACCTCGAGGCGTATTACGCCTTATGCGAGGTCGGCGACCCGATCCTGGGCATGGGCCTGCCCTTTGGCGGGCATCTCACCCACGGCTGGAAGGTCAACTTCTCAGGGCGCTTCTATGACGCGCACCACTACGGCGTGGACCCGGACACCCATCTGATCGACTTCGCCGAGGTGCGAAAGATCGCCCGCGAGGTCAAACCCAAGGTCATCTTCTGCGGCGGCTCCGCCTACCCGCGCGAGATCGACTTCGACAAATTCGGCGAAATTGCCGAGGAAGTCGGGGCCCACCTGGTGGCCGATATCGCGCATATCGCCGGGCTGATCGCCGGCGGCCAGCACCCCAGCCCCATCGAGGCGGCCGACGTGGTCTCCTCGACCACGCATAAAACCCTGCGCGGCCCGCGCGGGGGCTTGTTGATGTGCAAAAAGAAATTCGCCAAAGATATCGACCGCGCCGTCTTCCCCGCCCTGCAAGGCGGGCCGCATATGAATACGATCGCCGGCGTCGCCATCGCCTTTAAAGAGGCGATGCGGCCCGAGTTTAAGACCTACGCGGCCGATATCATCGAGAACGCCCGCGCCATGGCCGACGCCTTCGTCGAGAAGGGCTATACCCTGGTCAGCGGCGGCACCGACAACCATCTTTTGCTCGTCGACGTCACGGCGCGCGGCAGCACCGGCAAGATCGCGTCGACCGCCATGGCCCAGGCCGGCATCGTCTGCAACGCCAACTCGATCCCCTTCGACCCACGCTCGCCATTTGACCCCTCGGGCATCCGCATCGGCACCGCCGCGGTGACCACCCGCGGCATGAAACCCGCGCAGATGCGCCAGATCGTGGCGTGGACCGACGACGCCATCAATCACGCCGACGACCCCGCCCGCCTCGCCGCGATTCGCGCCGAGGTCGACGCGATGTGCGGGGAATTCCCGGTGCCCTGA
- a CDS encoding putative metal-binding motif-containing protein: MTLLVFAGSLLFGACSFETPLSGLECADENATRPGEVCQDGYWRIDADAGLDAEGGADVELDVELDATPDVEPGEDVDTTPDIVECVAPEELCGGACVDLDTDVANCGACGTSCAGAEECVAGACVPEAACEVGDERSCYTGPAGTKGVGSCEAGLQVCNSDNEWGDCQGDVTPQDEVCNGEDDNCDGAVDENNPEGGASCDTGALGICADGVETCTEGAIECVPTRSASPAEECGTDGTGNGQDNDCNGQVDDGCASCVPGESKPCYSGPPGTEGVGVCDGGAQTCNGNGEWGACQGDITPSAELCNDDGKDENCDGAVNEGCACLNGATESCGTDVGMCSTGVRTCVDGKWGTECAGEVGPAPAELCDGSDHDCDGDTHNGFEGLGTECFVGVGACRNAGTMVCKGDGSGLECDGTPLPGLTYYLDSDGDGFGDSASAVTACEPPSGDHILTGGDCDDSNADIYPGATELCDGLDNNCSGTIDDGSNMCGADQSCQDGGCCDESYLGGPNGGNSCNGQLCNGDDAHCASGFCEDITGPSNDACFPAHCNDGAQNEDETGIDCGGSCLKCWADQCTDDSECKTGYCNWRTVYNARVCTWARN; this comes from the coding sequence TTGACGCTTCTTGTATTTGCGGGGAGCCTTTTATTTGGCGCCTGTTCTTTTGAGACGCCGTTGAGCGGGCTGGAGTGCGCGGATGAAAACGCGACTCGCCCCGGTGAGGTGTGCCAGGATGGCTATTGGCGAATCGACGCGGACGCCGGGCTGGACGCGGAGGGAGGGGCGGACGTCGAGCTGGACGTCGAGCTGGACGCGACGCCGGATGTAGAGCCGGGCGAGGATGTCGATACCACGCCGGATATCGTCGAATGCGTGGCGCCCGAAGAGCTATGTGGCGGAGCGTGCGTCGACCTCGACACGGATGTTGCCAATTGCGGCGCTTGCGGCACGAGCTGCGCGGGCGCCGAGGAGTGTGTCGCCGGGGCATGCGTGCCCGAGGCAGCCTGCGAGGTCGGAGATGAGCGCTCCTGTTATACGGGCCCGGCGGGGACCAAGGGCGTCGGAAGCTGCGAGGCCGGCCTTCAGGTCTGCAACTCCGATAACGAGTGGGGCGACTGCCAGGGCGACGTGACGCCCCAGGACGAGGTCTGCAACGGGGAGGACGATAATTGCGACGGGGCGGTCGACGAGAATAACCCGGAGGGGGGCGCGAGCTGTGACACCGGCGCGCTCGGCATCTGTGCCGACGGCGTCGAGACCTGCACCGAGGGCGCGATCGAATGTGTGCCGACCCGAAGCGCTTCGCCGGCCGAAGAGTGTGGCACTGACGGCACCGGAAACGGGCAAGATAACGATTGCAACGGCCAGGTCGACGATGGCTGCGCGAGCTGTGTCCCGGGCGAGTCGAAACCCTGCTATAGCGGCCCGCCTGGCACCGAGGGTGTCGGCGTATGCGACGGCGGCGCACAGACCTGCAACGGCAACGGCGAATGGGGCGCGTGTCAGGGCGATATCACGCCGAGCGCGGAACTCTGCAATGATGACGGTAAGGATGAGAATTGCGACGGCGCTGTCAATGAGGGCTGCGCGTGTCTCAACGGGGCGACCGAGAGTTGTGGTACCGACGTTGGTATGTGCTCCACGGGCGTCCGCACCTGCGTTGACGGTAAATGGGGGACCGAGTGTGCCGGCGAGGTTGGGCCGGCGCCCGCGGAGCTCTGTGATGGCTCGGATCACGACTGCGATGGCGATACTCACAACGGCTTTGAAGGGCTCGGGACGGAGTGCTTCGTCGGCGTTGGCGCGTGTCGAAATGCCGGCACGATGGTCTGCAAGGGCGATGGAAGTGGGCTGGAATGTGACGGCACGCCACTGCCCGGGCTCACCTATTATCTCGACAGCGATGGGGATGGCTTCGGCGACTCGGCCAGCGCGGTGACCGCCTGTGAGCCGCCCAGCGGCGATCATATCCTGACTGGCGGTGATTGTGATGATTCGAACGCCGATATTTATCCCGGGGCGACCGAGCTCTGCGATGGGCTCGACAATAATTGCAGCGGCACCATCGATGATGGGTCCAATATGTGCGGCGCGGACCAGAGTTGCCAGGACGGCGGATGCTGCGATGAGAGCTATTTGGGCGGCCCGAATGGAGGCAATAGCTGCAATGGTCAGCTATGCAATGGGGACGATGCTCACTGCGCCTCGGGTTTTTGCGAGGATATCACGGGGCCGAGTAACGACGCTTGCTTCCCGGCGCATTGCAACGACGGGGCACAAAATGAAGATGAAACCGGGATCGATTGCGGTGGCTCGTGTTTGAAGTGTTGGGCCGACCAGTGCACCGATGACTCGGAGTGTAAGACTGGGTATTGCAATTGGCGAACTGTATATAATGCCAGAGTATGTACATGGGCGAGGAATTAA